From the genome of Triticum aestivum cultivar Chinese Spring chromosome 3B, IWGSC CS RefSeq v2.1, whole genome shotgun sequence, one region includes:
- the LOC123067177 gene encoding uncharacterized protein: protein MERLMESVMVLCSNANYGCTQKLTYYQKEEHEKACPRAPCFCPASSCSFAGAIDALLEHSASEHKWPCTTIKYSEDVELCLEPGLHFLRTKDREIFLLNVALEPYGHAISVVCIQPKAINSKFKCRMSYGSFLNDYYQRSVYEIRSSSLFDGLPKGYNLILPKDEITDDGKGTLLTFSIDDPNPKVKVREPIRLKPLNRVMDQNCSGFQMLFVTSERGYVDHTPKRTKLPIRLPSYLSISTKPHIRSTSFEKELLLMGLQALDDALVLQGKKLLVVRHPAALWGKERDANGLTVDLGQDVCGNNGMAPLVWGGGVVAKRKEGMVLAGGGRRVRE, encoded by the exons ATGGAACGTCTGATGGAATCAGTCATGGTTCTTTGCTCCAATGCCAATTATGGATGCACCCAGAAGCTCACTTACTACCAGAAAGAAGAGCACGAGAAGGCATGCCCGCGCGCCCCATGTTTCTGCCCGGCGTCCAGCTGCAGCTTTGCTGGGGCAATAGACGCCCTCCTTGAACATTCCGCCTCCGAGCACAAGTGGCCGTGTACAACCATCAAGTACTCCGAAGATGTTGAGCTCTGCCTAGAACCAGGTCTACATTTTCTTCGTACCAAAGACAGAGAAATTTTCCTGCTCAACGTGGCACTAGAGCCGTACGGGCATGCCATCTCTGTCGTCTGCATCCAACCTAAAGCTATAAACTCCAAGTTCAAGTGTAGGATGTCCTATGGTTCCTTTTTGAACGACTATTACCAGAGATCAGTTTACGAGATACGAAGCTCATCGTTATTTGATGGGCTACCAAAGGGATACAACTTAATTCTGCCCAAGGATGAGATAACTGATGATGGAAAGGGTACCTTGCTTACGTTCTCCATTGATGATCCTAATCCTAAAGTAAAGGTGCGTGAACCCATACGTCTGAAACC TTTAAATCGTGTCATGGACCAAAACTGCTCAGGGTTTCAAATGCTCTTTGTAACAAGTGAAAGGGGTTACGTTGATCAT ACACCGAAAAGGACCAAACTGCCTATAAGGCTACCTAGTTATTTGTCGATTTCGACCAAGCCGCACATCCGCTCGACGTCGTTTGAGAAGGAACTGCTGTTG ATGGGACTACAAGCTTTGGACGATGCTCTCGTTCTTCAAGGAAAAAAGCTCCTCGTAGTGCGGCATCCGGCGGCGCTGTGGGGGAAGGAGCGCGATGCCAACGGCCTCACTGTCGATCTGGGACAAGATGTGTGCGGCAACAATGGCATGGCCCCTCTTGTGTGGGGAGGAGGGGTGGTGGCAAAGAGGAAAGAGGGAATGGTGCTTGCGGGAGGTGGAAGACGCGTAAGGGAATAA